DNA sequence from the Acidothermus cellulolyticus 11B genome:
GCAGCGCGGGACCCGCCGTCGCTCAGGAGCCGTTGCGCAGGCGTTCGAGCAGGTAGTCGCTGAGCGGCTCGTAGAGGTGGGGCGGGACGTTGTCGTCCAGCGGCACGCACACCTCGATCAGCCCTTCCGCCTCACCGACGAAGAGTGCCGGGTCGTTGGAATCGGCGAATCCGACCACGGGAACACCCGCCGCGCCGGCCGCCCCGGCGAAACCGTGGTCGGCAATGACGAGATCGGGGGGCGGTTCGCCGGCGTCGGCAAGCGCGGCGAGCATGTGGCGCATCGGCTCGGGTGAGTGCGTGTGCAGGAGGTTCGCGCCGCGGGTCACAACGGCGACCCCGGCCAGGTAGCGCACGTGCCGGTCGCGGACCCGGCCGCTTGGTTCGGGCTCCTCCCAGCGCGCCTCCGGCCGCAACACGACCGCACCGGACTGACGCAGCCAGCGCGCCAACTCGATGTGTACGGCGAGCAGGCCGGTCGGATGCCCGGTGCCGAGGAGAACTCGGGCCCCCGGCCGTGCGACGGTTCGAACACGCCGAGCGAGTTCGTCGAGTCGCTCGATCGTGTTCTGCACGTTGATGGTGTCCTCGCCGTTGTCATAACCCGGATCGGGCTCCACTCCGCATCGCTGCGCCATGAGGGCGAGAATTTCCGGGAAGGACCACGTGCCTTGAAAGTCGAGTCCAAACGTGTAATCGGGATCGCGGTCGGCGAGGAGCCGGTAATTTGCCAGATTGTGTTCCCGGGGAGTCCGGACCGGCCCGGCAATACGGGCCTCGATCAAATACTTCGCTAATTCGTCGCGATCCATGCCGTTCCTCGCTTCAGTTTTTCACGTTGTTCGGCACGAACAGGCCGTGGTACGGAAACACCTCCCGCATGGTGGCAAGGATCGCCCGGTCGACGGGATCCGCCGGGTCGAGACCGTCGGCGACCTCGCGCCACGCCGGTTCGGCGCCGTCCGTCATGGTCTGCGGCGGCGACGGTTCGACCGCGCGGGCGGCGGTCCGCCAGGATTCCGGTGTCGGAGTCTCGGGGGGAATCGACGCGCCTGCGGCTTCCGCGATGAGGTGCGTCCAGCTGCGCGGCACGACACGGGCAAGGACGTACCCGCCTCCGCCGGTAGCCACCCAGCGCCCGTTGGCGAACATGTGCGCCAACCGGTGAATTGCGGCGTGCGCGGTGCGCTGCCCATCCAGGGTGAGATTGAGCTGGGCGAGCGGATCGAGCCGGTGCGTGTCGCAACCATGCTGGCTGACCAGGACGTCCGGGCGGAATGCGCGCAGCAGCGGTGGGACGACCGCATGGAAGGCCCGCAACCACCCGGCGTCATCCGTGCCCGGGGGAAGGGCGACATTGACGGCGTGGCCGCGGGCGTGCGGCCCGCCGGATTCCGTCGGCGCGCCGGTTCCGGGGAACAACGTGCGGCCGTCTTGGTGGAGCGAAATCGTCAGGACACGCGGGTCGTCGTAGAACATCGCCTGAACGCCGTCGCCGTGGTGAACGTCGATGTCGACGTATGCCACCCGTTCGGCACCGTGGTCCAGCAGCCATCGGATCGCCGCGGCGGGATCGTTGTACACGCAGAACCCGGAGGCCGCGTTCGGCATCGCATGGTGCAGCCCGCCAGCGACGTTGACGGCGTGCCGGTAACCGCCGGTCCAGACTGCCCGGGCCGCTTCGACCGAGGCGGTGACGAT
Encoded proteins:
- a CDS encoding acetoin utilization protein AcuC → MTSVEHSTVLIWSPELLRYDFGPGHPLAPVRVALTIQLAEAIGVLASVRLTPVPEPDDTLAAAIHTAEYIAAVRAEQPNLRYGLGTGDVPVFPGMHDAATRIVTASVEAARAVWTGGYRHAVNVAGGLHHAMPNAASGFCVYNDPAAAIRWLLDHGAERVAYVDIDVHHGDGVQAMFYDDPRVLTISLHQDGRTLFPGTGAPTESGGPHARGHAVNVALPPGTDDAGWLRAFHAVVPPLLRAFRPDVLVSQHGCDTHRLDPLAQLNLTLDGQRTAHAAIHRLAHMFANGRWVATGGGGYVLARVVPRSWTHLIAEAAGASIPPETPTPESWRTAARAVEPSPPQTMTDGAEPAWREVADGLDPADPVDRAILATMREVFPYHGLFVPNNVKN
- a CDS encoding phosphatase; this encodes MDRDELAKYLIEARIAGPVRTPREHNLANYRLLADRDPDYTFGLDFQGTWSFPEILALMAQRCGVEPDPGYDNGEDTINVQNTIERLDELARRVRTVARPGARVLLGTGHPTGLLAVHIELARWLRQSGAVVLRPEARWEEPEPSGRVRDRHVRYLAGVAVVTRGANLLHTHSPEPMRHMLAALADAGEPPPDLVIADHGFAGAAGAAGVPVVGFADSNDPALFVGEAEGLIEVCVPLDDNVPPHLYEPLSDYLLERLRNGS